In Drosophila teissieri strain GT53w chromosome 2R, Prin_Dtei_1.1, whole genome shotgun sequence, the following proteins share a genomic window:
- the LOC122614859 gene encoding kinase D-interacting substrate of 220 kDa isoform X5, which translates to MKLSKSFDELILNASRLSLNNLRSPAKKKGKNNINRFGDSMGSLGHRALLQYIDNNDISGLRAILDSRHLTIDDRDENATTVLMVVAGRGLTAFVREFLARGADVQAEDLDNWTALLCASRNGHLDVVQLLLDHGAEVEHRDMGGWTSLMWAAYRGHTELVRLLLDKGADGNAHGNYHLGALLWAAGRGYKDIVELLVQRGAKVNVGDKYGTTALVWACRRGNVEIVDTLLKAGANVDTAGMYSWTPLLVAAAGGHTDCVSSILEKKPNVNALDKDGMTALCIASREGFQDIAASLIAAGAYINIQDRGADTPLIHAVKAGHRTVVEALLKKHADVDIQGKDRKTAIYTAVEKGHTPIVKLLLATNPDLESATKDGDTPLLRAVRNRNLEIVHLLLDRKAKVTASDKRGDTCLHIAMRARSKAIVEALLRNPKHSQLLYRANKAGETPYNIDSLHQKTILGQVFGARRLNTNEDSEGMLGYELYSSALADVLSEPTLTTPITVGLYAKWGSGKSFLLNKLRDEMNNFARQWAEPPIRTSGLLFIVCLHLALLIGTIVGLSTWSAVVGVSAAVGFLLLTYLLLAAVRYCNYQMDMQWAYSVQHGLEKRMTRLRLILQVAFCHPPGPQSDSQAKPVRFHFAEANSASPTGDGAVAHMLAALLDAIESHYGWLATRLYRAFRPKCLKVDVGWRWRRMCCIPIVLVFELALVTLVTGISLIVAYFTFADEKEKAQILVALYVIAAVMGTLICTHLHVLAKVFVSLFTSHIRLLKRAVRSSESAPLTMLGAEVAVMTDMVKCLDAFTNQQSRLVGVIDALDSCDTERILTLLNAVQTLLSSPNRPFVLLISVDPHVIAKAAEANSRRLFTEGGIGGHDFLRNLVHLPVYLQNSGLRKVQRAQMTALLFKRSGGGDYQTDDGPTLGHSVSARRLSNASEIISSQEKLRGPARGGGGKKLRLSESVASSTGSNLHRLGQNPQTVLDLSRIVLTDDYFSDVNPRSMRRLMNVIYITVRLLKAFQIDFSWYRLSSWINLTEQWPLRASMIVLHHDQFMDGNADESVSLQSVYEKLRPKLAYLREAAPLLELDRDERKLDAFLQLHKSDLLVADLRIFLPFTINLDPYLRKVLKEDQQTIEDEGSLVIQTRPSVSNTMRQFPAPTTYVPSPQAYPPYQMFQNEYPANELRSRNLSTSTEPVTPLISSPSDSFGDDILQTKLTDLTVEGVISLLERIEDMKPSLAKLAPVLRENAINGRVLKHCDMPDLKSVLGLSFGHWELFRLLITTLRECERLPRKQPRQQQQPAALEAPSNVPMIKDVTDALMQPPRESLSRKNSVSHMEKQVTLEEQMICGTLQTLNEEAYEDVASSERPSPTGEMLAAAAQLQLAPIRESSEFGSPSDDQKQYGVKISNNNNNQYLHAEYNRSVSTHSLQSLSTLVGAPGGHGGSGGGHLHLGNELDTPSAGAAMTTPLLGASGSVPPPSGRDSILKQQGSVKVDKRVSIQQTATNNNNNNSTKLTPNVEYVSERQPEVQGATKRLTTKPPPGPRPASLIITRNDSNSQFQLLRSSSVDYDDVEAQEHRTTIRTTLLEQQEEEESAPFVFTVRK; encoded by the exons ATGAAACTATCCAAGAGCTTCGATGAATTGATACTCAATGCCTCGCGGTTGAGCTTGAACAACCTGCGATCGCCGGCGaagaaaaaggggaaaaat AACATAAATCGCTTCGGAGACTCCATGGGTTCGCTGGGACATCGTGCCTTGTTGCAGTACATCGATAATAATGATATATCCGGTTTGCGTGCTATTTTGGACAGCCGTCATCTTACCATCGACGATCGGGATGAG AATGCCACCACAGTGCTGATGGTAGTCGCTGGACGCGGTTTGACTGCCTTTGTCCGCGAGTTTCTGGCCCGAGGTGCCGATGTCCAGGCGGAGGATTTGGACAACTGGACGGCCCTGCTATGCGCCTCCCGAAACGGGCACTTGGACGTTGTCCAACTGCTGCTGGACCATGGCGCTGAAGTGGAGCACCGTGATATG GGTGGCTGGACCAGTTTGATGTGGGCAGCTTACCGCGGACACACGGAGCTGGTGCGCCTTCTGCTGGACAAAGGAGCCGATGGCAATGCCCATGGTAACTACCATCTGGGCGCCCTTTTGTGGGCGGCGGGCCGTGGCTACAAGGACATCGTGGAGCTGCTGGTGCAACGCGGCGCAAAAGTGAATGTGGGTGATAAGTATGGAACCACAGCGCTGGTGTGGGCATGCAGGCGAGGAAATGTGGAGATTGTGGATACGTTACTTAAGGCTGGAGCCAATGTAGACACCGCTGGCATGTATTCATGGACGCCTCTGCTCGTCGCGGCCGCCGGCGGCCATACGGATTGCGTTAGCTCCATTCTCGAGAAGAAGCCAAATGTAAATGCCTTGGACAAAGATGGAATGACTGCCCTTTGCATAGCGAGTCGAGAGGGTTTCCAGGATATTGCCGCCTCCCTTATTGCGGCTGGTGCCTACATAAATATCCAGGATCGCGGAGCAGATACACCGCTCATCCATGCCGTTAAAGCGGGTCATCGAACTGTGGTGGAGGCGTTGCTCAAGAAACATGCCGATGTGGATATACAGGGAAAAGATCGCAAGACGGCCATTTACACCGCTGTGGAGAAAGGACATACGCCGATTGTTAAGCTACTGTTGGCCACCAATCCCGATCTGGAATCCGCCACCAAGGATGGCGACACTCCCCTGCTAAGAGCTGTACGAAATCGTAACTTAGAGATTGTGCACTTGTTGCTGGATCGAAAGGCCAAGGTGACTGCTAGCGATAAAAGGGGCGACACCTGCCTGCACATTGCAATGCGGGCGAGGAGCAAGGCGATTGTGGAGGCTCTCCTGCGAAATCCCAAGCACAGTCAGCTGTTGTACAGAGCCAACAAAGCTGGGGAAACGCCCTACAACATTGACTCCCTGCACCAGAAGACCATATTGGGTCAGGTCTTTGGCGCCAGACGTCTGAACACCAACGAGGACTCTGAGGGAATGCTGGGCTACGAGTTGTATTCCTCTGCCTTGGCGGATGTGCTCAGTGAGCCGACATTAACGACTCCCATCACCGTGGGACTCTACGCCAAATGGGGCAGTGGAAAGAGTTTCCTGCTAAATAAGCTGCGCGACGAGATGAACAACTTTGCGCGCCAGTGGGCGGAACCACCGATTCGAACCAGTGGCCTGCTCTTCATCGTCTGCCTTCATTTGGCATTGCTCATTGGAACTATTGTGGGACTGAGCACCTGGTCAGCGGTTGTGGGCGTGTCGGCGGCTGTCGGATTCTTGCTGCTCACTTATCTGCTTCTGGCAGCTGTAAGATACTGCAATTACCAAATGGACATGCAGTGGGCCTACTCTGTGCAACATGGTCTCGAGAAGAGAATGACGAGATTGCGTCTGATACTTCAGGTGGCCTTTTGCCATCCACCGGGACCCCAGTCGGATTCACAGGCCAAACCCGTGCGGTTTCACTTTGCGGAAGCCAACAGCGCTTCACCCACAGGTGATGGAGCTGTAGCTCATATGTTGGCCGCCCTCTTAGATGCTATAGAATCTCACTACGGATGGCTGGCCACGAGATTGTACCGAGCCTTCCGTCCGAAGTGCTTGAAAGTGGATGTTGGCTGGCGATGGCGTCGCATGTGCTGTATCCCAATCGTTTTGGTCTTTGAACTTGCTCTCGTCACCCTGGTCACTGGTATCTCTCTTATCGTGGCCTACTTCACGTTTGCCGATGAGAAGGAAAAGGCACAGATATTGGTGGCTCTTTATGTGATTGCAGCCGTGATGGGCACGCTGATCTGTACGCATCTCCATGTCCTGGCTAAGGTGTTTGTATCCCTATTCACCTCCCACATCCGACTGCTGAAAAGGGCTGTTCGGTCCAGTGAGTCGGCTCCATTGACTATGCTGGGTGCCGAAGTGGCCGTGATGACGGACATGGTCAAGTGCCTGGATGCGTTCACCAATCAGCAGAGTCGCTTAGTTGGCGTGATCGATGCCTTGGATTCCTGTGACACCGAGAGGATTCTCACCCTACTGAATGCTGTGCAAACGCTTCTTTCTTCACCTAACCGACCATTTGTTTTGCTCATTTCTGTGGATCCACACGTCATAGCCAAAGCAGCGGAGGCTAATAGCCGACGACTCTTTACGGAGGGCGGAATCGGAGGACATGACTTCCTGAGAAATTTGGTGCATCTGCCGGTTTATCTGCAAAACTCCGGACTGAGAAAGGTACAACGAGCCCAGATGACAGCACTGCTGTTCAAGCGAAGTGGCGGAGGAGATTACCAGACAGACGATGGACCCACATTGGGTCACTCTGTGTCTGCTCGTCGACTGTCCAATGCCTCTGAAATAATCTCCAGCCAGGAGAAGCTGCGCGGTCCCGCCCGAGGAGGTGGTGGAAAGAAGCTGCGACTCTCCGAATCCGTGGCCAGCTCTACTGGCTCCAATCTTCACCGCCTGGGTCAGAATCCACAGACCGTGCTCGATCTATCGCGCATTGTGCTCACGGATGATTACTTCAGCGATGTGAATCCACGAAGTATGCGCCGCCTGATGAACGTGATCTACATCACGGTGCGCTTGCTCAAGGCCTTCCAGATTGACTTCAGCTGGTATCGCCTCAGTTCCTGGATCAATCTGACTGAGCAGTGGCCATTGAGAGCGAGTATGATAGTGCTGCACCACGATCAGTTCATGGACGGCAATGCGGATGAGAGTGTTTCGCTGCAAAGCGTTTACGAGAA ATTGCGACCGAAACTCGCTTACTTGCGAGAAGCTGCTCCACTCCTGGAGTTGGATCGAGATGAACGAAAACTCGACGCCTTCCTGCAGCTGCACAAGTCAGATTTACTCGTGGCGGATCTGCGCATCTTCTTGCCCTTCACCATTAATCTGGATCCTTACCTAAGAAAGGTCTTAAAGG AGGATCAGCAGACCATCGAAGACGAGGGTTCCCTAGTGATACAAACCAGGCCCAGCGTTTCCAATACCATGCGTCAATTCCCAGCGCCCACCACCTACGTGCCTTCGCCGCAGGCCTATCCACCCTACCAAATGTTCCAGAACGAATATCCTGCCAATGAGCTGCGCTCCAGGAATCTCAGCACGAGCACAGAGCCTGTCACCCCACTTATTAGCTCACCTAGTGATTCGTTTGGT GATGACATCCTGCAAACCAAGCTGACCGATTTGACCGTCGAGGGAGTCATCAGTCTGCTGGAGCGGATTGAGGACATGAAACCATCGTTAGCCAAGCTAGCCCCTGTGCTCCGCGAGAATGCAATCAATGGTCGTGTGCTCAAGCACTGCGATATGCCGGATCTGAAATCG GTTCTGGGCCTGAGCTTTGGCCACTGGGAGCTGTTCCGCCTGCTGATCACCACGTTGCGGGAATGCGAGCGATTGCCACGAAAGCAGccgcgccagcagcagcaaccggcCGCGTTGGAGGCGCCATCGAATGTCCCGATGATTAAGGATGTGACGGATGCCCTGATGCAGCCACCCAGAGAGTCCCTCTCGCGAAAGAACTCCGTCAGTCATATGGAGAAGCAG GTCACGCTGGAGGAGCAGATGATCTGCGGCACCTTACAGACTCTAAACGAAGAGGCATACGAGGATGTGGCCAGTAGCGAGCGACCGAGTCCCACAGGTGAGATGTTGGCGGCAGCCGCACAACTGCAATTAGCACCCATCCGCGAGTCCTCCGAGTTCGGATCGCCTTCCGACGATCAGAAGCAGTATGGGGTCAAgataagcaacaacaacaacaaccagtaCTTGCATGCGGAGTACAACCGGAGCGTTAGCACGCACTCCCTGCAGAGTCTGAGCACTCTGGTGGGTGCACCCGGTGGTCATGGTGGTTCGGGTGGCGGTCACCTGCACCTGGGCAATG AACTCGACACGCCGAGTGCCGGAGCAGCAATGACGACCCCATTGCTCGGTGCCTCCGGCTCTGTGCCACCGCCGTCAGGTCGGGATTCTATTTTAAAACAGCAGGGAAGCGTCAAAGTCGACAAGCGAGTATCGATTCAACAAACGGCgaccaacaataataacaacaacagtacCAAGCTAACGCCAAATGTGGAGTATGTTTCCGAACGCCAGCCGGAGGTCCAAGGAGCCACCAAGCGCTTGACAACCAAGCCGCCACCAG GACCTCGTCCCGCATCGCTGATCATCACCAGAAACGATTCGAACTCACAGTTCCAGCTGCTGCGATCCTCCTCTGTGGACTACGACGATGTGGAGGCCCAGGAGCACCGGACCACGATTAGGACCACTTTGCTGGAACAGCAGGAGGAAGAGGAATCAGCCCCGTTCGTGTTTACAGTGCGAAAATGA
- the LOC122614859 gene encoding kinase D-interacting substrate of 220 kDa isoform X1, with protein sequence MPKDGHSRKPQKKASSAEETPLADTTTPATTASPSSPSRTAGHSTIGALVSNLHHHDIQSLHQPLLESEERVIVAAIHRNPRQPHRSYGTERKPHSSLPRFVIDIEEETDAAVAAAEGKGSPTAYQEHNEEHSNQSPSRRFSHFNLALRRFSHIHAHNINRFGDSMGSLGHRALLQYIDNNDISGLRAILDSRHLTIDDRDENATTVLMVVAGRGLTAFVREFLARGADVQAEDLDNWTALLCASRNGHLDVVQLLLDHGAEVEHRDMGGWTSLMWAAYRGHTELVRLLLDKGADGNAHGNYHLGALLWAAGRGYKDIVELLVQRGAKVNVGDKYGTTALVWACRRGNVEIVDTLLKAGANVDTAGMYSWTPLLVAAAGGHTDCVSSILEKKPNVNALDKDGMTALCIASREGFQDIAASLIAAGAYINIQDRGADTPLIHAVKAGHRTVVEALLKKHADVDIQGKDRKTAIYTAVEKGHTPIVKLLLATNPDLESATKDGDTPLLRAVRNRNLEIVHLLLDRKAKVTASDKRGDTCLHIAMRARSKAIVEALLRNPKHSQLLYRANKAGETPYNIDSLHQKTILGQVFGARRLNTNEDSEGMLGYELYSSALADVLSEPTLTTPITVGLYAKWGSGKSFLLNKLRDEMNNFARQWAEPPIRTSGLLFIVCLHLALLIGTIVGLSTWSAVVGVSAAVGFLLLTYLLLAAVRYCNYQMDMQWAYSVQHGLEKRMTRLRLILQVAFCHPPGPQSDSQAKPVRFHFAEANSASPTGDGAVAHMLAALLDAIESHYGWLATRLYRAFRPKCLKVDVGWRWRRMCCIPIVLVFELALVTLVTGISLIVAYFTFADEKEKAQILVALYVIAAVMGTLICTHLHVLAKVFVSLFTSHIRLLKRAVRSSESAPLTMLGAEVAVMTDMVKCLDAFTNQQSRLVGVIDALDSCDTERILTLLNAVQTLLSSPNRPFVLLISVDPHVIAKAAEANSRRLFTEGGIGGHDFLRNLVHLPVYLQNSGLRKVQRAQMTALLFKRSGGGDYQTDDGPTLGHSVSARRLSNASEIISSQEKLRGPARGGGGKKLRLSESVASSTGSNLHRLGQNPQTVLDLSRIVLTDDYFSDVNPRSMRRLMNVIYITVRLLKAFQIDFSWYRLSSWINLTEQWPLRASMIVLHHDQFMDGNADESVSLQSVYEKLRPKLAYLREAAPLLELDRDERKLDAFLQLHKSDLLVADLRIFLPFTINLDPYLRKVLKEDQQTIEDEGSLVIQTRPSVSNTMRQFPAPTTYVPSPQAYPPYQMFQNEYPANELRSRNLSTSTEPVTPLISSPSDSFGDDILQTKLTDLTVEGVISLLERIEDMKPSLAKLAPVLRENAINGRVLKHCDMPDLKSVLGLSFGHWELFRLLITTLRECERLPRKQPRQQQQPAALEAPSNVPMIKDVTDALMQPPRESLSRKNSVSHMEKQVTLEEQMICGTLQTLNEEAYEDVASSERPSPTGEMLAAAAQLQLAPIRESSEFGSPSDDQKQYGVKISNNNNNQYLHAEYNRSVSTHSLQSLSTLVGAPGGHGGSGGGHLHLGNELDTPSAGAAMTTPLLGASGSVPPPSGRDSILKQQGSVKVDKRVSIQQTATNNNNNNSTKLTPNVEYVSERQPEVQGATKRLTTKPPPGPRPASLIITRNDSNSQFQLLRSSSVDYDDVEAQEHRTTIRTTLLEQQEEEESAPFVFTVRK encoded by the exons ATGCCGAAAGATGGCCACTCACGTAAGCCACAAAAGAAGGCGTCCAGCGCAGAAGAAACTCCACTCGCCGATACCACAACTCCAGCCACAACAGCATCACCCAGCTCACCCAGCAGAACCGCTGGCCACTCCACCATCGGAGCTCTGGTGAGCAACCTGCACCACCATGACATTCAGTCCCTGCACCAACCACTGCTGGAGAGCGAGGAGCGGGTGATAGTCGCGGCTATACACAGGAATCCCCGCCAGCCGCATCGCAGTTATGGGACCGAGCGGAAACCGCACAGTTCCCTGCCCCGTTTCGTGATCGACATCGAGGAGGAGACGGATGCCgcggtggctgcggctgaGGGAAAGGGCAGTCCCACTGCCTACCAGGAGCACAACGAGGAGCACTCCAACCAGAGTCCTTCCCGCCGTTTCAGTCACTTCAATCTGGCCCTGCGTCGCTTCTCCCACATCCATGCCCAC AACATAAATCGCTTCGGAGACTCCATGGGTTCGCTGGGACATCGTGCCTTGTTGCAGTACATCGATAATAATGATATATCCGGTTTGCGTGCTATTTTGGACAGCCGTCATCTTACCATCGACGATCGGGATGAG AATGCCACCACAGTGCTGATGGTAGTCGCTGGACGCGGTTTGACTGCCTTTGTCCGCGAGTTTCTGGCCCGAGGTGCCGATGTCCAGGCGGAGGATTTGGACAACTGGACGGCCCTGCTATGCGCCTCCCGAAACGGGCACTTGGACGTTGTCCAACTGCTGCTGGACCATGGCGCTGAAGTGGAGCACCGTGATATG GGTGGCTGGACCAGTTTGATGTGGGCAGCTTACCGCGGACACACGGAGCTGGTGCGCCTTCTGCTGGACAAAGGAGCCGATGGCAATGCCCATGGTAACTACCATCTGGGCGCCCTTTTGTGGGCGGCGGGCCGTGGCTACAAGGACATCGTGGAGCTGCTGGTGCAACGCGGCGCAAAAGTGAATGTGGGTGATAAGTATGGAACCACAGCGCTGGTGTGGGCATGCAGGCGAGGAAATGTGGAGATTGTGGATACGTTACTTAAGGCTGGAGCCAATGTAGACACCGCTGGCATGTATTCATGGACGCCTCTGCTCGTCGCGGCCGCCGGCGGCCATACGGATTGCGTTAGCTCCATTCTCGAGAAGAAGCCAAATGTAAATGCCTTGGACAAAGATGGAATGACTGCCCTTTGCATAGCGAGTCGAGAGGGTTTCCAGGATATTGCCGCCTCCCTTATTGCGGCTGGTGCCTACATAAATATCCAGGATCGCGGAGCAGATACACCGCTCATCCATGCCGTTAAAGCGGGTCATCGAACTGTGGTGGAGGCGTTGCTCAAGAAACATGCCGATGTGGATATACAGGGAAAAGATCGCAAGACGGCCATTTACACCGCTGTGGAGAAAGGACATACGCCGATTGTTAAGCTACTGTTGGCCACCAATCCCGATCTGGAATCCGCCACCAAGGATGGCGACACTCCCCTGCTAAGAGCTGTACGAAATCGTAACTTAGAGATTGTGCACTTGTTGCTGGATCGAAAGGCCAAGGTGACTGCTAGCGATAAAAGGGGCGACACCTGCCTGCACATTGCAATGCGGGCGAGGAGCAAGGCGATTGTGGAGGCTCTCCTGCGAAATCCCAAGCACAGTCAGCTGTTGTACAGAGCCAACAAAGCTGGGGAAACGCCCTACAACATTGACTCCCTGCACCAGAAGACCATATTGGGTCAGGTCTTTGGCGCCAGACGTCTGAACACCAACGAGGACTCTGAGGGAATGCTGGGCTACGAGTTGTATTCCTCTGCCTTGGCGGATGTGCTCAGTGAGCCGACATTAACGACTCCCATCACCGTGGGACTCTACGCCAAATGGGGCAGTGGAAAGAGTTTCCTGCTAAATAAGCTGCGCGACGAGATGAACAACTTTGCGCGCCAGTGGGCGGAACCACCGATTCGAACCAGTGGCCTGCTCTTCATCGTCTGCCTTCATTTGGCATTGCTCATTGGAACTATTGTGGGACTGAGCACCTGGTCAGCGGTTGTGGGCGTGTCGGCGGCTGTCGGATTCTTGCTGCTCACTTATCTGCTTCTGGCAGCTGTAAGATACTGCAATTACCAAATGGACATGCAGTGGGCCTACTCTGTGCAACATGGTCTCGAGAAGAGAATGACGAGATTGCGTCTGATACTTCAGGTGGCCTTTTGCCATCCACCGGGACCCCAGTCGGATTCACAGGCCAAACCCGTGCGGTTTCACTTTGCGGAAGCCAACAGCGCTTCACCCACAGGTGATGGAGCTGTAGCTCATATGTTGGCCGCCCTCTTAGATGCTATAGAATCTCACTACGGATGGCTGGCCACGAGATTGTACCGAGCCTTCCGTCCGAAGTGCTTGAAAGTGGATGTTGGCTGGCGATGGCGTCGCATGTGCTGTATCCCAATCGTTTTGGTCTTTGAACTTGCTCTCGTCACCCTGGTCACTGGTATCTCTCTTATCGTGGCCTACTTCACGTTTGCCGATGAGAAGGAAAAGGCACAGATATTGGTGGCTCTTTATGTGATTGCAGCCGTGATGGGCACGCTGATCTGTACGCATCTCCATGTCCTGGCTAAGGTGTTTGTATCCCTATTCACCTCCCACATCCGACTGCTGAAAAGGGCTGTTCGGTCCAGTGAGTCGGCTCCATTGACTATGCTGGGTGCCGAAGTGGCCGTGATGACGGACATGGTCAAGTGCCTGGATGCGTTCACCAATCAGCAGAGTCGCTTAGTTGGCGTGATCGATGCCTTGGATTCCTGTGACACCGAGAGGATTCTCACCCTACTGAATGCTGTGCAAACGCTTCTTTCTTCACCTAACCGACCATTTGTTTTGCTCATTTCTGTGGATCCACACGTCATAGCCAAAGCAGCGGAGGCTAATAGCCGACGACTCTTTACGGAGGGCGGAATCGGAGGACATGACTTCCTGAGAAATTTGGTGCATCTGCCGGTTTATCTGCAAAACTCCGGACTGAGAAAGGTACAACGAGCCCAGATGACAGCACTGCTGTTCAAGCGAAGTGGCGGAGGAGATTACCAGACAGACGATGGACCCACATTGGGTCACTCTGTGTCTGCTCGTCGACTGTCCAATGCCTCTGAAATAATCTCCAGCCAGGAGAAGCTGCGCGGTCCCGCCCGAGGAGGTGGTGGAAAGAAGCTGCGACTCTCCGAATCCGTGGCCAGCTCTACTGGCTCCAATCTTCACCGCCTGGGTCAGAATCCACAGACCGTGCTCGATCTATCGCGCATTGTGCTCACGGATGATTACTTCAGCGATGTGAATCCACGAAGTATGCGCCGCCTGATGAACGTGATCTACATCACGGTGCGCTTGCTCAAGGCCTTCCAGATTGACTTCAGCTGGTATCGCCTCAGTTCCTGGATCAATCTGACTGAGCAGTGGCCATTGAGAGCGAGTATGATAGTGCTGCACCACGATCAGTTCATGGACGGCAATGCGGATGAGAGTGTTTCGCTGCAAAGCGTTTACGAGAA ATTGCGACCGAAACTCGCTTACTTGCGAGAAGCTGCTCCACTCCTGGAGTTGGATCGAGATGAACGAAAACTCGACGCCTTCCTGCAGCTGCACAAGTCAGATTTACTCGTGGCGGATCTGCGCATCTTCTTGCCCTTCACCATTAATCTGGATCCTTACCTAAGAAAGGTCTTAAAGG AGGATCAGCAGACCATCGAAGACGAGGGTTCCCTAGTGATACAAACCAGGCCCAGCGTTTCCAATACCATGCGTCAATTCCCAGCGCCCACCACCTACGTGCCTTCGCCGCAGGCCTATCCACCCTACCAAATGTTCCAGAACGAATATCCTGCCAATGAGCTGCGCTCCAGGAATCTCAGCACGAGCACAGAGCCTGTCACCCCACTTATTAGCTCACCTAGTGATTCGTTTGGT GATGACATCCTGCAAACCAAGCTGACCGATTTGACCGTCGAGGGAGTCATCAGTCTGCTGGAGCGGATTGAGGACATGAAACCATCGTTAGCCAAGCTAGCCCCTGTGCTCCGCGAGAATGCAATCAATGGTCGTGTGCTCAAGCACTGCGATATGCCGGATCTGAAATCG GTTCTGGGCCTGAGCTTTGGCCACTGGGAGCTGTTCCGCCTGCTGATCACCACGTTGCGGGAATGCGAGCGATTGCCACGAAAGCAGccgcgccagcagcagcaaccggcCGCGTTGGAGGCGCCATCGAATGTCCCGATGATTAAGGATGTGACGGATGCCCTGATGCAGCCACCCAGAGAGTCCCTCTCGCGAAAGAACTCCGTCAGTCATATGGAGAAGCAG GTCACGCTGGAGGAGCAGATGATCTGCGGCACCTTACAGACTCTAAACGAAGAGGCATACGAGGATGTGGCCAGTAGCGAGCGACCGAGTCCCACAGGTGAGATGTTGGCGGCAGCCGCACAACTGCAATTAGCACCCATCCGCGAGTCCTCCGAGTTCGGATCGCCTTCCGACGATCAGAAGCAGTATGGGGTCAAgataagcaacaacaacaacaaccagtaCTTGCATGCGGAGTACAACCGGAGCGTTAGCACGCACTCCCTGCAGAGTCTGAGCACTCTGGTGGGTGCACCCGGTGGTCATGGTGGTTCGGGTGGCGGTCACCTGCACCTGGGCAATG AACTCGACACGCCGAGTGCCGGAGCAGCAATGACGACCCCATTGCTCGGTGCCTCCGGCTCTGTGCCACCGCCGTCAGGTCGGGATTCTATTTTAAAACAGCAGGGAAGCGTCAAAGTCGACAAGCGAGTATCGATTCAACAAACGGCgaccaacaataataacaacaacagtacCAAGCTAACGCCAAATGTGGAGTATGTTTCCGAACGCCAGCCGGAGGTCCAAGGAGCCACCAAGCGCTTGACAACCAAGCCGCCACCAG GACCTCGTCCCGCATCGCTGATCATCACCAGAAACGATTCGAACTCACAGTTCCAGCTGCTGCGATCCTCCTCTGTGGACTACGACGATGTGGAGGCCCAGGAGCACCGGACCACGATTAGGACCACTTTGCTGGAACAGCAGGAGGAAGAGGAATCAGCCCCGTTCGTGTTTACAGTGCGAAAATGA